A single genomic interval of Deltaproteobacteria bacterium harbors:
- the ggt gene encoding gamma-glutamyltransferase translates to MAENFSVIAKNGMVASSQPLATLAGVDVLMGGGNAIDAAIATAAVLGVVEPSSIGIGSDAFCLFYSAREKKIIALDASGRSPYAANLEVCRRSGFKEMPQRGIYSVTVPGAVHGWQALLDSHGSMKLRDVLQAAIRHAEEGFPVAELTSEQWKESEARLKPDEGGATNYLINGRAPKAGELFRNPRMAATLKRIAADGADYYYKGDVAKRIVRHSEKLGGLLTLKDFAEHRSDWVEPIDANYRGFEIYQMPPTTQGFVTLEVLKILEGFDLRSMGPNSADALHAMIEAKKLAFADRDRHLADRDSMKVAVADLFASKRAQKLRSLIDMNKAAAAYPNAPSGTDTEYMAVADSQGNLVSFIQSNFMGFGSCVVEPETAIILQNRGHLFSLDENHPNCIAPHKRCVHTLMPGLMFKDGKPYAALGLKGGHVQPQVQTQIISNLIDHGMTPQQAISSARFNHIEATKVGLEPAVPQPVKDELTRRGHQVVGGNPESFGGAHMIMIHPESGAFIGGSDPRKGGCALGF, encoded by the coding sequence ATGGCTGAAAATTTTTCGGTTATAGCCAAGAACGGCATGGTCGCTTCCAGCCAGCCGCTGGCGACTTTGGCCGGCGTAGACGTTCTAATGGGCGGTGGCAACGCCATCGACGCGGCGATCGCCACGGCGGCGGTGCTCGGTGTGGTCGAGCCTTCTTCGATTGGCATCGGCAGCGATGCGTTTTGTCTTTTCTATTCCGCCAGAGAAAAAAAGATCATAGCGCTCGACGCCAGCGGGCGCTCGCCCTATGCGGCGAACTTGGAGGTCTGCCGTAGAAGTGGCTTCAAGGAGATGCCGCAGCGCGGCATTTATTCCGTCACCGTCCCCGGTGCTGTCCATGGTTGGCAGGCCTTGTTGGATTCGCATGGGTCGATGAAATTGCGTGATGTGTTGCAGGCGGCGATTCGCCACGCGGAAGAAGGATTTCCAGTCGCCGAGTTGACCTCTGAGCAGTGGAAAGAATCGGAAGCGCGGCTGAAACCCGACGAAGGCGGCGCGACCAATTATTTGATCAATGGCCGCGCGCCGAAAGCGGGTGAGCTATTTCGCAACCCGCGCATGGCGGCAACGCTGAAGCGGATCGCCGCTGATGGCGCAGACTATTATTACAAGGGCGATGTCGCCAAGCGGATCGTGCGCCACTCGGAAAAGCTCGGTGGTTTGTTAACGCTTAAAGACTTTGCCGAGCATCGCTCCGACTGGGTCGAACCGATCGACGCCAACTATCGCGGCTTTGAAATCTACCAGATGCCACCCACGACGCAGGGGTTTGTTACGCTGGAGGTGCTCAAGATTCTCGAAGGCTTCGACTTAAGATCGATGGGACCGAACTCCGCGGATGCGCTGCACGCGATGATAGAGGCGAAAAAATTGGCGTTTGCCGATCGCGATCGCCATTTGGCAGACCGCGACTCTATGAAAGTGGCGGTCGCTGATCTATTCGCAAGCAAGCGCGCACAGAAGTTACGCTCGCTCATCGATATGAACAAAGCGGCCGCCGCGTATCCGAATGCGCCAAGTGGAACGGACACCGAGTACATGGCCGTGGCGGACAGCCAAGGTAATCTAGTGTCGTTCATTCAAAGCAACTTCATGGGTTTTGGTTCCTGCGTGGTCGAGCCTGAGACCGCAATCATCCTGCAGAACCGCGGCCATCTGTTTTCCCTCGATGAAAATCATCCCAACTGCATCGCGCCGCACAAGCGCTGCGTGCATACGCTGATGCCCGGACTCATGTTCAAGGACGGCAAGCCTTACGCTGCGCTAGGTCTAAAAGGCGGCCATGTGCAGCCGCAGGTGCAGACGCAGATCATTTCCAATCTCATCGATCACGGCATGACACCGCAACAGGCGATCTCTTCCGCGCGCTTTAACCACATCGAAGCAACGAAAGTCGGCTTGGAACCGGCAGTACCACAGCCCGTGAAAGACGAGCTAACCCGCCGCGGTCACCAGGTCGTCGGCGGCAATCCCGAAAGCTTCGGCGGCGCGCATATGATCATGATCCATCCCGAATCCGGCGCCTTCATCGGCGGTTCCGATCCGCGCAAGGGGGGTTGCGCATTGGGCTTTTAG
- a CDS encoding ABC transporter substrate-binding protein, which translates to MDRISSGPASSRSTPTARRNPNGYPTRARTNISSPATSKKPRAWRYSAAAWAGGEMGHAAIVFLLFVISIACSAPVGAQPMKLKIAYSSLSSMATGVWMAKESGAYQKYGIDADLIFISSGPVVVQALIGGDLHGGVAATNALVNAILSGAPIIGVGATADRPYHRLFVQPDINRMEDLRGKTLGVTRFGSITDNLTRIVLRRYGLEGAVQVRQLGGTTEVGAAYAQKVIAGAVTSDLRPTASAPAKILLNLIDMGIPYSMNSLPVSKDFYRRHPDKVEGMVRAYAEGVAAMNLQKERTLKVIAKYSRLTDPRHIEDHYQDSAKFLDRMPRAEPEAMATILEFAGKKGVPFETFADATITDKMAREGFVERLYKKP; encoded by the coding sequence ATGGACCGCATTTCATCCGGGCCCGCGTCGAGCCGCTCGACACCGACGGCCCGAAGAAATCCAAACGGGTACCCGACCCGCGCGAGAACAAATATCAGTTCGCCGGCTACATCCAAAAAACCGAGGGCGTGGAGATACTCGGCAGCGGCTTGGGCGGGGGGTGAGATGGGTCACGCAGCAATAGTTTTTCTGCTTTTCGTCATATCGATCGCGTGCAGCGCGCCGGTGGGCGCGCAGCCGATGAAACTAAAGATCGCCTATTCGTCGCTGTCGTCCATGGCGACGGGCGTGTGGATGGCCAAAGAGAGCGGCGCCTATCAGAAATATGGCATCGATGCCGATCTGATTTTCATCTCCTCGGGACCGGTGGTGGTGCAAGCGCTGATCGGCGGTGATCTCCATGGCGGCGTGGCAGCCACCAATGCGCTGGTCAACGCGATCTTGAGCGGCGCGCCGATCATCGGCGTCGGCGCCACAGCCGACCGGCCTTATCATCGCTTGTTCGTCCAGCCCGATATCAACCGAATGGAAGACCTGCGCGGCAAGACACTGGGCGTCACCCGCTTTGGTTCGATCACCGATAATCTCACCCGCATCGTCTTGCGTCGCTACGGGCTGGAGGGTGCGGTCCAGGTGCGCCAACTCGGGGGCACAACGGAAGTAGGCGCCGCCTATGCACAGAAGGTCATTGCCGGGGCGGTGACTTCGGATTTACGACCGACGGCTAGCGCGCCGGCTAAGATTCTGCTCAATCTGATCGATATGGGCATTCCTTATTCGATGAACAGTCTGCCAGTGTCGAAGGATTTTTACCGGCGTCATCCCGACAAAGTCGAAGGCATGGTGCGCGCCTACGCCGAGGGCGTGGCGGCAATGAACCTGCAAAAAGAGCGAACGCTAAAAGTGATTGCGAAATATTCTCGTCTCACCGATCCCAGACACATCGAGGATCATTATCAAGACTCGGCCAAATTCCTCGACCGCATGCCGCGCGCCGAGCCGGAGGCGATGGCGACGATTTTGGAATTCGCGGGCAAGAAGGGCGTCCCGTTCGAAACCTTTGCCGACGCGACGATTACCGATAAGATGGCGCGCGAAGGGTTTGTCGAGCGGTTGTACAAGAAGCCGTAG
- a CDS encoding iron-containing redox enzyme family protein, with protein MTEKQWRECLGELVRDYMRSPEMDFYFSIKMNKPRAAVMVKQQSLFVRHRRECWAHVSAACPVMGVKQRILEHEYEEIIRDDYSDYGHLHLIIRQGKSVDLEPDDILNAEPTPETRAALYAWSWMTSEMPWVESLTGMTITEWCNDDRLLGDLGGGQSTRMAKKWMEDMGFSWKQIPNMQAHSQADEKHSDMFLPFIAEHVTGAKEAAVIQAAKDSLAFNAMYRKGIALAQEKIPL; from the coding sequence ATGACCGAAAAACAGTGGCGCGAGTGTCTCGGCGAGCTGGTGCGCGATTATATGCGTTCACCCGAGATGGATTTTTATTTTTCCATCAAGATGAACAAGCCCAGGGCCGCCGTGATGGTCAAACAGCAAAGCCTGTTCGTGCGCCATCGGCGCGAGTGTTGGGCCCATGTATCGGCGGCTTGTCCGGTGATGGGTGTGAAGCAACGCATTCTTGAGCATGAGTACGAAGAAATCATCCGCGACGACTACTCCGACTACGGCCATTTGCATCTGATTATTCGCCAAGGCAAATCGGTGGATTTGGAGCCGGACGATATTCTCAACGCGGAGCCGACGCCGGAAACCCGCGCGGCGCTCTACGCCTGGTCGTGGATGACCAGTGAAATGCCGTGGGTGGAGTCACTCACCGGCATGACGATCACAGAATGGTGCAACGACGATCGTTTGCTCGGCGACCTGGGCGGCGGCCAATCGACACGAATGGCAAAAAAATGGATGGAGGACATGGGCTTTAGCTGGAAGCAGATCCCCAACATGCAGGCGCATAGCCAGGCGGATGAGAAGCACAGCGATATGTTTTTGCCGTTTATCGCGGAACACGTAACCGGCGCCAAAGAAGCAGCGGTCATTCAGGCCGCTAAAGATTCGCTCGCGTTTAACGCCATGTACCGCAAGGGGATCGCCCTGGCGCAGGAAAAAATTCCGTTATAA
- a CDS encoding ABC transporter substrate-binding protein → MAESSRFESPSPLPSPRGLGNYRSFFSSRSCLVLITAIIYPCLVYAAEPPREKIAFAYAAISPSMSGVWMAKEIGAFERHGLNAELVYISSGATAIQALVGGSVQAALGASNAVVAAALKGAPMIAVGSNTSRPGMQLWVQPEIQRADQLAGKTLAITRFGSTSDFVTRLILRKLNLEGKTELRQFGGVVEADLGFRARQAEGRVSSQAPGPQAKMLVDAAELGIPFSMNLLTVSNDYLKRSPKSVEAIVAAYIEGIAALKTRKPQALKLLEKYMGARGGSAEGHYEFVTRYLDATPRVDPAAVDTVLEMVGSKGAAKSNLFDNSIVDRLARDGFTDKLYKRAKS, encoded by the coding sequence GTGGCTGAGTCGTCGCGCTTCGAATCGCCCTCACCCTTACCCTCTCCCAGAGGGCTAGGGAACTACCGGAGTTTCTTTTCGAGTCGTAGCTGTCTGGTACTGATCACAGCGATCATTTACCCTTGTCTCGTTTACGCCGCCGAACCTCCCCGAGAAAAAATCGCCTTCGCCTACGCCGCCATCAGCCCGAGCATGTCCGGTGTCTGGATGGCGAAAGAAATTGGCGCGTTCGAGCGCCATGGCCTGAACGCCGAGCTGGTCTACATCAGCTCCGGCGCCACGGCGATTCAAGCCTTAGTCGGCGGCAGCGTGCAGGCGGCGCTGGGTGCGAGCAACGCGGTGGTCGCAGCGGCGCTCAAAGGCGCGCCGATGATCGCCGTCGGCAGCAACACCAGCCGGCCCGGCATGCAGCTCTGGGTGCAGCCGGAAATTCAGCGCGCCGACCAGTTGGCGGGCAAAACTTTGGCGATCACGCGCTTCGGTTCCACCAGCGATTTCGTGACGCGATTGATTTTGCGCAAGCTCAATCTCGAAGGCAAAACCGAACTGCGCCAGTTTGGCGGCGTGGTCGAGGCCGATTTAGGTTTTCGAGCGCGACAGGCGGAAGGGCGGGTGTCGTCACAGGCGCCCGGGCCGCAGGCAAAGATGCTCGTGGACGCGGCGGAGTTAGGAATTCCTTTTTCGATGAATTTGCTCACCGTCAGCAACGACTATCTAAAACGCTCGCCGAAATCGGTGGAAGCGATTGTCGCAGCGTATATTGAAGGCATCGCGGCGTTGAAAACTCGCAAGCCGCAGGCGCTCAAACTTCTCGAAAAATACATGGGTGCGCGTGGCGGCAGCGCCGAGGGCCACTACGAATTCGTCACAAGATATCTCGACGCCACACCGCGCGTCGATCCTGCGGCGGTGGACACGGTCTTGGAAATGGTTGGCTCCAAGGGCGCAGCAAAGAGCAATCTGTTCGATAACTCCATCGTCGATCGGCTAGCCCGCGACGGCTTCACCGATAAACTTTACAAGCGAGCAAAGTCATGA
- a CDS encoding ABC transporter substrate-binding protein, producing MAIFQRRNRNSTISSRLEYSAHGETMKKTTVLAIICLWLSVSSSHAAAPQLPRVRIAYSSISSIFAGLWVAKETGAFEKYGVRGELLYIGSGSVAVQAMVGGEVEVVGGAGNAVIAATLQGAPLVSVGSVANLAAMTLWVQPDIKRPEQLQGKVLGISRHGSTTHYLTLVALERIGLKDKVKLQALGGAPETDASFRAGLIQGAVRSVKPDPKAHALADLAELKIPFPMDLFGVNRDYLKTSPKVVEGMLKAYSDGVATIMRRKEVAVEIIRKYLRKTDVEDSYEYAARYLERVPRVDPAAIQTVLAWEGKSDIAPARFYDNAIIDRLVQEKFFDSLYK from the coding sequence ATGGCGATTTTCCAAAGGCGGAATCGGAACTCGACAATAAGTTCGCGGTTAGAATATTCGGCGCACGGGGAGACCATGAAGAAAACTACTGTCTTGGCCATTATTTGTTTGTGGCTGTCCGTCTCATCCTCACACGCTGCCGCGCCACAACTCCCGCGGGTGCGCATAGCCTACTCTTCGATCAGCTCGATCTTCGCCGGCCTGTGGGTCGCCAAAGAGACCGGCGCCTTCGAAAAATACGGCGTGCGCGGCGAGCTGCTTTACATTGGCTCCGGTAGCGTCGCCGTCCAGGCGATGGTAGGGGGAGAAGTCGAAGTGGTGGGCGGCGCCGGCAACGCGGTGATCGCGGCCACGCTTCAAGGCGCGCCACTCGTTTCCGTTGGCTCGGTAGCGAATCTCGCAGCGATGACATTGTGGGTACAGCCCGACATCAAGCGGCCCGAGCAGTTGCAAGGGAAAGTGCTCGGCATTTCGCGTCATGGCTCGACCACTCACTATCTAACACTCGTCGCTCTCGAAAGAATCGGCCTCAAGGACAAGGTCAAGTTGCAAGCCCTCGGCGGCGCGCCGGAAACCGATGCTTCGTTTCGCGCAGGGCTGATACAAGGCGCGGTGCGCTCGGTCAAGCCCGATCCCAAGGCGCATGCGTTGGCGGATCTTGCCGAGCTCAAGATTCCCTTTCCCATGGACTTGTTCGGTGTCAACCGCGACTATCTAAAGACTTCACCGAAAGTCGTAGAGGGCATGCTAAAGGCCTACAGCGACGGTGTCGCGACGATCATGCGGCGCAAAGAAGTCGCTGTAGAAATCATCCGAAAGTATTTACGCAAAACCGACGTCGAGGACTCCTACGAATACGCGGCACGCTACCTGGAACGGGTGCCACGGGTCGATCCAGCCGCCATCCAAACCGTGTTGGCATGGGAAGGCAAATCGGATATAGCTCCAGCCAGATTCTACGATAACGCGATCATCGATCGTCTCGTACAAGAAAAGTTTTTCGACAGCCTCTATAAATAA
- a CDS encoding thiamine pyrophosphate-binding protein gives MNRYECLEQLAPLITDQLVVTSLSGQRVEWGHLSKHDGNLLLGSMGNALSVGLGLALALPKRKVIVLESDGSLLLSLFNLPTVANMNPANLAVFVFDNQAYSGTKISEPTATAGRTDLAGMAKGAGIEHAVTVRDVAAFKHEAHGAVHEPGLRLIVAKVEESRGHRQIQRTNVDLLENKYQFVRYLERSEGKPIFKGRG, from the coding sequence ATGAACCGCTACGAATGTTTAGAGCAGCTGGCGCCGTTGATCACCGATCAACTGGTCGTCACCTCGCTGAGCGGGCAACGCGTCGAATGGGGCCACCTGTCGAAGCACGACGGCAACCTGCTGCTCGGCTCCATGGGCAACGCCCTCTCGGTCGGACTTGGCCTCGCGCTGGCATTGCCAAAAAGGAAAGTGATCGTGCTCGAATCCGATGGCAGTTTGCTCCTGTCGCTGTTCAATCTGCCCACCGTGGCCAATATGAATCCCGCCAATCTCGCGGTGTTCGTTTTCGACAATCAAGCCTACAGCGGCACCAAGATCAGCGAGCCCACAGCCACCGCAGGTAGAACCGATCTAGCTGGCATGGCAAAGGGCGCAGGCATAGAGCACGCAGTGACAGTGCGCGACGTTGCCGCGTTTAAACATGAAGCCCATGGTGCCGTCCACGAACCAGGCCTGCGTCTTATCGTCGCCAAAGTCGAAGAGAGCCGCGGCCATCGGCAAATCCAGCGCACCAATGTTGATTTGCTTGAAAACAAGTATCAGTTCGTCCGCTACCTCGAACGCAGCGAAGGCAAGCCTATCTTCAAGGGCAGAGGTTAG
- a CDS encoding ABC transporter substrate-binding protein: MKTIKQICLALTLAGMLPGLASAQKITIAVSNPDMSFLSGGVAKFKGFFKEEGLDAELVQITANVSIAALAGGNIDYNLILQSVVTANLRGLPVKVAGILIDRPNHVIMTHPKITRFADLKGRKIAISSFGSATDILARLTVEHFKLNPSKDVQFVAAGSSSGRLTQLESGLVDAAVVSPPADLHAQARGFKSLVRTSDVLLFPVNGLGLHEQRLKNNRGEVKRVLRALLKANRYIIEDKKGAIDVLQKWSRTSQSTAEQSYASTVGNFARNLLAPRDALEKVIESTKLNIDLKRDVPLNDVFDLSLVREILKEMGETPKD; the protein is encoded by the coding sequence ATGAAAACTATCAAACAAATCTGTCTGGCCCTCACCTTAGCCGGGATGCTGCCCGGCTTAGCTTCCGCGCAAAAGATTACCATCGCGGTGTCCAACCCCGACATGTCTTTTCTCAGCGGCGGGGTTGCCAAGTTCAAAGGTTTCTTTAAAGAAGAAGGTCTCGACGCCGAGCTGGTGCAGATTACCGCCAACGTTTCGATCGCGGCGTTGGCCGGCGGGAACATTGACTACAATCTCATTCTCCAATCGGTGGTGACGGCGAATTTGCGCGGCTTGCCGGTCAAAGTCGCTGGGATATTGATCGACCGCCCCAATCACGTGATCATGACCCATCCAAAGATCACCCGCTTTGCCGATCTGAAGGGCCGCAAGATCGCCATCAGTTCATTCGGCTCGGCCACCGACATCCTGGCGCGGCTCACTGTCGAGCATTTCAAGCTGAACCCGAGTAAAGACGTGCAGTTTGTCGCGGCCGGCAGCAGCTCAGGCCGCTTGACGCAACTGGAATCGGGTCTGGTCGATGCGGCGGTGGTTTCGCCGCCCGCCGACCTGCACGCGCAAGCGCGCGGCTTCAAGAGCCTGGTCCGCACCAGCGATGTTTTGCTGTTCCCGGTCAATGGCCTGGGGCTGCATGAGCAGCGGCTGAAAAACAACCGCGGCGAGGTCAAGCGCGTGCTGCGCGCCCTGCTCAAGGCCAACCGTTACATCATCGAAGACAAGAAGGGCGCCATTGATGTTTTGCAGAAGTGGAGCCGCACGTCGCAGAGTACTGCGGAGCAGAGCTACGCTTCCACCGTCGGCAACTTCGCGCGCAACCTGCTCGCGCCCAGAGACGCGCTGGAGAAAGTCATCGAGAGCACCAAGCTCAACATCGACTTGAAGCGCGATGTGCCGCTGAACGACGTCTTCGATCTGAGCCTGGTGCGCGAGATTCTCAAAGAGATGGGCGAGACGCCGAAAGACTAG
- a CDS encoding VOC family protein: MEKPRIRHIAINVEKLDETAEYYVKVFGMEIKHRRPGGTIYLSDGHMDLALIHTDKYPWGIHHFGFKVDSVEEIEKIANTKAEENTYGAIAESWIKDVEGNRVDVSKHGWPI; encoded by the coding sequence ATGGAAAAACCTAGAATTAGACATATCGCCATCAATGTGGAAAAGCTTGACGAGACCGCTGAGTACTACGTGAAAGTGTTTGGCATGGAGATTAAGCACCGCCGTCCCGGCGGTACGATTTATCTTTCCGACGGTCACATGGACCTGGCGCTGATTCATACCGACAAATATCCTTGGGGCATTCATCACTTTGGTTTTAAGGTTGACAGCGTGGAGGAAATCGAAAAGATCGCCAACACCAAAGCCGAAGAAAACACCTACGGGGCGATCGCTGAGAGCTGGATCAAAGACGTCGAAGGCAACCGCGTCGACGTCTCGAAACACGGCTGGCCGATCTAG
- a CDS encoding ABC transporter substrate-binding protein yields the protein MRPCCGSSWKITCPVKFCSISLWTGQLIGHRDAKGTITARAASCHRRRPPMPRRRKNVWLARLSGFLACFFVTDFGSSPAQAERVVIAYPSPSTSFLPLIVAQKRGFLEEENFQADFVRTNISVIIHALTAGSVDYVTTSTASISARMQGLPVVVIGFYAAKPMDFLVGAKGISSARELKGKVVGISAVGSVTHLLTLRLLEGIGLNPSTDVTIRPIGGEDLRLQALESGIVQAALLGSQGVIQGERAGLKMIVAGADVVESLAFSGLATTVKKVKENPEQVRRILRGSMKGLRYVLENKIGTVDVIENWLKLDKKIASLTYDLALKSYSRNGEVDDRGVLLTADMINAREKIEKKPSVSDLVDYTQLREARKNLAWPWP from the coding sequence ATGAGGCCATGCTGCGGATCAAGTTGGAAAATTACGTGCCCGGTGAAGTTTTGCAGCATATCCCTTTGGACCGGACAACTTATTGGGCATAGGGATGCGAAAGGAACAATTACCGCTCGTGCAGCGTCATGCCACAGAAGGAGGCCCCCCATGCCACGTCGCCGCAAGAATGTTTGGCTCGCTCGATTGTCAGGGTTTCTGGCCTGTTTTTTCGTTACCGATTTTGGCTCGAGCCCGGCACAGGCTGAACGAGTTGTCATCGCTTATCCGAGTCCGTCGACGAGTTTTTTGCCCCTGATTGTCGCGCAAAAAAGGGGCTTTCTTGAGGAGGAAAATTTTCAAGCAGATTTTGTGAGGACGAACATATCTGTGATTATTCACGCGCTCACGGCTGGTAGCGTCGACTATGTGACAACGTCGACCGCGAGCATTTCGGCGAGGATGCAAGGGCTGCCGGTGGTCGTTATCGGTTTTTATGCCGCCAAGCCGATGGATTTCCTGGTCGGCGCAAAGGGCATCAGCTCTGCACGCGAGCTCAAAGGTAAAGTAGTGGGGATCAGCGCCGTGGGAAGCGTGACTCATCTCTTGACTCTACGGCTTTTGGAGGGCATCGGACTGAACCCATCGACGGATGTGACGATCAGGCCCATCGGCGGAGAGGATTTAAGACTCCAGGCGCTGGAAAGCGGTATTGTGCAAGCGGCGCTGCTCGGTTCCCAGGGAGTCATTCAAGGTGAAAGGGCCGGCCTGAAAATGATTGTCGCTGGCGCCGATGTGGTAGAAAGCCTGGCGTTTTCCGGGCTTGCGACTACGGTCAAGAAAGTTAAGGAAAACCCGGAACAAGTTAGGCGCATATTGCGGGGATCGATGAAAGGTCTTCGTTACGTCTTGGAAAACAAGATCGGGACCGTAGACGTGATCGAGAATTGGCTCAAGCTTGACAAGAAAATTGCATCTCTGACCTATGACTTGGCGTTAAAATCTTATAGTCGAAATGGCGAAGTGGATGATCGCGGGGTTCTGCTGACCGCGGACATGATTAACGCCCGGGAGAAGATAGAAAAGAAGCCAAGCGTCAGCGACCTCGTGGATTATACACAACTGCGCGAGGCAAGAAAAAATCTCGCGTGGCCATGGCCGTGA
- a CDS encoding UbiD family decarboxylase, whose protein sequence is MPKSLRSFLEDCQREIPNEVVRITKEVDPAHYDVTAIIKHLGAMKKFPILIFENPLNLHGKVNGLKMVMNCEISQRKTQIALGLPKEMSRTDMAEACLKMEERRIAPIIVDKKSAPVKEVVKVGADVDLLDLPVMRHHEMDGGPYIVMVTVTRDRKSGIHNCSYHRMEIKSRNTTGCSASPRHLWKIYRDYEDNNLECPVATVLGHHPAFNMGACYTGAFEVDEYEVIGGYLGEPLRLVPSETWGDGLLVPADAEVVVEGALLPGKRIVEGPFGEAPGYLGPQSYIRSPHYEVRAITYRKGAMCQSVITPEGDKPWMDLPREGAYLRRVREAVPGVTAVCKAGRHAHYNVFISMKKLSEGDAGRAAAAALTIDHTKNVFVFDEDIDVFNPTDILWALATRVQPHLQISITQPIFRGNTLDPSLVDYIKTSCMIVDATRPLDRPFSPVSKCPDEAMLRIKLENYVPGEVLQHIPLDRTTYWA, encoded by the coding sequence ATGCCGAAGAGTTTGCGAAGTTTCTTAGAGGACTGTCAAAGAGAAATTCCCAACGAAGTCGTGCGCATCACGAAGGAGGTCGATCCTGCTCATTACGATGTAACCGCGATCATCAAGCACCTCGGTGCGATGAAGAAATTTCCGATTTTGATCTTCGAAAATCCCTTGAACCTGCATGGCAAAGTCAACGGTCTCAAGATGGTGATGAATTGCGAGATCTCCCAGCGCAAGACCCAGATTGCCTTGGGACTGCCAAAGGAGATGAGTCGTACGGATATGGCCGAGGCTTGTCTGAAGATGGAGGAACGGCGCATTGCCCCGATCATTGTCGATAAAAAATCGGCGCCGGTTAAAGAAGTCGTCAAAGTCGGCGCGGATGTCGATCTCCTCGACCTGCCGGTGATGCGCCATCACGAGATGGACGGCGGGCCTTACATTGTCATGGTCACCGTCACCCGGGACCGCAAATCGGGGATTCACAATTGCTCCTATCACCGCATGGAGATCAAGTCGCGCAACACCACCGGTTGTTCGGCGTCGCCGCGCCACCTGTGGAAGATCTACCGCGACTACGAAGACAATAATCTCGAATGCCCGGTGGCGACGGTTCTCGGTCACCATCCTGCCTTCAACATGGGCGCCTGTTACACCGGCGCCTTCGAAGTCGACGAATATGAAGTGATCGGCGGTTATCTTGGCGAACCTTTGCGGCTCGTACCGTCGGAAACCTGGGGCGACGGCTTACTCGTGCCGGCGGATGCCGAGGTTGTGGTCGAAGGCGCGCTGCTCCCCGGTAAACGCATAGTCGAAGGACCCTTCGGAGAAGCGCCGGGTTATCTGGGGCCGCAGAGCTACATCCGGTCGCCGCACTACGAGGTGCGCGCGATCACGTACCGCAAGGGCGCGATGTGTCAGTCGGTTATCACTCCGGAAGGTGACAAGCCGTGGATGGATCTGCCTAGAGAAGGAGCTTATCTCAGGCGGGTTCGTGAAGCCGTTCCCGGAGTGACGGCGGTCTGTAAGGCTGGTCGCCATGCGCACTACAATGTTTTTATCTCGATGAAAAAGTTGTCGGAGGGAGACGCCGGCCGAGCTGCCGCGGCGGCCTTGACCATCGATCACACAAAAAACGTTTTTGTTTTTGATGAAGACATCGACGTGTTTAACCCAACGGATATTCTCTGGGCCTTGGCAACCCGGGTGCAGCCGCACCTGCAAATTTCGATTACCCAGCCGATTTTTCGCGGCAACACGCTGGACCCGTCGCTGGTCGACTACATCAAGACTTCCTGCATGATCGTCGACGCCACCCGGCCGCTGGACCGGCCGTTCTCACCGGTGTCGAAGTGTCCAGATGAGGCCATGCTGCGGATCAAGTTGGAAAATTACGTGCCCGGTGAAGTTTTGCAGCATATCCCTTTGGACCGGACAACTTATTGGGCATAG